Proteins co-encoded in one Streptococcus ruminicola genomic window:
- a CDS encoding nucleoside hydrolase, which translates to MTKQKIIIDCDPGIDDTLALLYALKHPNLEVVAITIVAGNCPTDLGVKNTFTSLELLDRLDVPVYQGAATPLTRDYVSAQDTHGMDGLGENDFQLKHTPHVQEKSAEQFLADYFKDPKDTSIIALGPLTNIAKALELNPKLGENCHRFVSMGGNFKSHGNCSPVAEYNYWCDPHAAQITFERLGRKVEMVGLDVTRHIVLTPNHLEYMSRINAEMTAFITKITRFYFDFHWEYEHIIGCVINDPLALAYFVNSEVCSGFDAYTDVVTDGIAIGQTVVDQYDFYHKPKNSTILTQVNPSLFWEDFLTVLLDAQKDIIQDDLKNLKLES; encoded by the coding sequence ATGACTAAGCAAAAAATTATTATTGACTGTGATCCTGGTATCGACGATACACTAGCGCTACTTTATGCCCTTAAACATCCAAATTTAGAAGTGGTTGCCATCACCATCGTCGCAGGAAATTGTCCAACAGATCTCGGAGTAAAAAATACTTTTACAAGCCTAGAGCTGCTTGATCGACTAGATGTTCCTGTCTACCAAGGAGCTGCTACACCGCTAACACGCGATTACGTTTCTGCCCAAGATACTCATGGTATGGATGGTCTTGGCGAAAATGATTTCCAACTCAAACACACTCCTCATGTTCAAGAAAAATCAGCAGAGCAATTCTTAGCCGATTACTTTAAAGACCCTAAAGATACTTCTATCATTGCCCTAGGTCCGTTAACCAATATCGCAAAAGCTCTTGAACTAAATCCTAAGCTCGGCGAAAACTGTCACCGTTTTGTCAGCATGGGAGGAAATTTCAAATCACACGGCAATTGTTCACCTGTTGCTGAATACAACTACTGGTGCGACCCGCATGCGGCACAAATCACTTTTGAACGTTTAGGTCGTAAAGTTGAAATGGTCGGACTTGATGTCACTCGCCATATTGTCTTAACACCAAATCATTTAGAATATATGAGTCGTATTAACGCTGAAATGACAGCATTCATCACAAAAATTACCCGTTTTTACTTTGATTTTCACTGGGAATACGAACATATCATTGGCTGTGTGATTAATGACCCTCTCGCATTGGCCTACTTTGTCAACAGCGAGGTCTGCTCTGGTTTTGATGCTTACACTGATGTTGTTACTGACGGCATCGCTATTGGGCAAACAGTCGTCGATCAATACGATTTTTACCACAAACCTAAGAACAGCACTATTTTGACTCAGGTTAACCCAAGTCTATTCTGGGAAGATTTTCTAACCGTACTTTTAGATGCACAAAAAGACATCATTCAAGATGATCTCAAAAATCTAAAGTTAGAAAGTTAA
- a CDS encoding ECF transporter S component gives MKNSSIRIISFMAIAIAINYIGANIALFLRLPIYLDMIGTLLVAVVFGPWLGAGAAIVSALISWMTTDIFAIYFAPVAIVAAFITGFLIKETSKSKDLIWKSLLVSLPGTVVSSSITVILFHGITSSGSGILAQIIHGLGIDMTASLVLVQAITDYADRLISLALVLAIIKSLKTFAPNLMTAKN, from the coding sequence ATGAAAAATTCATCAATTCGTATCATTTCTTTTATGGCAATTGCCATTGCAATTAACTATATTGGCGCAAACATCGCTTTATTCTTACGTCTGCCAATTTATCTTGATATGATTGGAACATTGTTAGTCGCTGTTGTCTTTGGACCATGGCTTGGTGCTGGTGCTGCTATTGTCAGTGCCTTGATTAGCTGGATGACGACTGATATCTTTGCTATTTACTTTGCACCTGTAGCTATCGTAGCTGCTTTTATTACAGGTTTCTTAATTAAAGAAACAAGCAAATCAAAAGACTTGATCTGGAAAAGCTTACTTGTCTCACTTCCTGGAACAGTTGTTTCATCAAGTATCACAGTCATTCTTTTCCATGGTATTACTTCAAGTGGTTCTGGCATCTTGGCACAAATTATTCATGGCTTAGGCATTGACATGACAGCAAGTTTAGTTTTGGTTCAAGCCATTACTGACTATGCTGACCGTCTCATTAGCCTTGCTTTGGTACTTGCTATCATCAAATCACTCAAAACTTTTGCGCCAAACCTTATGACTGCTAAAAACTAA
- the asnS gene encoding asparagine--tRNA ligase produces the protein MSKDYVSIIDVKDHVGEEVTIGAWVANKSGKGKIAFLQLRDGTAFFQAVAFKPNFIEKYGEEEGTEKFNTIKHLSQETSILITGIVKEDSRSKFGYELDVTDLKIVGHSEDYPITPKEHGTDFLMDHRHLWLRSRKQMAIMQIRNAIIYATYDFFDKNGFIKFDSPILSGNAAEDSTELFETDYFGTPAYLSQSGQLYLEAGAMALGRVFDFGPVFRAEKSKTRRHLTEFWMMDAEYSFLSHEESLDLQEAYVKALIQGVLDRAPQALEILERDVDLLKKYIAEPFKRVSYDDAIDLLQEHENDEDADYEHLEHGDDFGSPHETWISNYFGVPTFVINYPASFKAFYMKPVPGNPERVLCADLLAPEGYGEIIGGSVREDDYDTLVAKMDALGMDKSEYEFYLDLRKYGSVPHAGFGIGIERMVTFVAGTKHIREAIPFPRMLHRIKP, from the coding sequence ATGTCTAAAGATTACGTATCAATTATTGATGTTAAAGATCATGTTGGCGAAGAAGTCACAATCGGGGCTTGGGTAGCTAACAAATCAGGAAAAGGAAAAATTGCTTTCTTACAACTTCGTGACGGGACAGCATTCTTCCAAGCAGTTGCTTTCAAACCAAACTTTATTGAAAAATATGGTGAAGAAGAAGGAACTGAAAAATTCAACACAATTAAACACCTTAGCCAAGAAACTTCTATCCTTATCACGGGTATCGTTAAAGAAGATTCACGTTCAAAATTTGGTTACGAACTTGATGTGACTGACCTTAAAATCGTTGGTCATTCAGAAGATTACCCAATCACTCCAAAAGAACACGGTACTGATTTCTTGATGGACCACCGTCACTTGTGGTTGCGTTCACGTAAACAAATGGCTATCATGCAAATCCGTAACGCTATCATCTACGCTACATATGATTTCTTTGATAAAAATGGTTTCATCAAATTTGATAGCCCAATCTTGTCAGGAAATGCTGCTGAAGATTCAACAGAATTGTTTGAAACTGACTACTTTGGTACACCTGCTTACTTGAGCCAATCAGGTCAATTGTACCTTGAAGCTGGTGCTATGGCACTTGGTCGTGTCTTTGACTTTGGTCCTGTATTCCGTGCTGAAAAATCAAAAACTCGTCGTCACTTGACTGAGTTCTGGATGATGGATGCTGAATATTCATTCCTATCACACGAAGAATCTCTTGATCTTCAAGAAGCTTATGTTAAAGCACTTATCCAAGGTGTTCTTGACCGTGCTCCACAAGCTCTTGAAATTTTGGAACGTGATGTTGATTTGCTTAAAAAATACATTGCAGAACCATTCAAACGTGTATCTTACGATGATGCTATCGATCTTCTTCAAGAACACGAAAATGATGAAGATGCTGATTACGAACACCTAGAACACGGAGACGACTTTGGTTCACCACATGAAACTTGGATTTCAAACTACTTTGGCGTACCAACATTTGTTATTAACTACCCAGCAAGCTTCAAAGCCTTCTACATGAAACCAGTTCCTGGTAACCCAGAACGCGTCTTGTGTGCTGACCTTCTTGCACCAGAAGGATACGGAGAAATCATCGGTGGTTCAGTTCGTGAAGATGACTACGATACACTTGTTGCTAAAATGGATGCTCTTGGTATGGATAAATCAGAATATGAATTCTACCTTGACCTTCGTAAATACGGTTCAGTACCACACGCTGGATTTGGTATCGGTATCGAACGTATGGTAACATTCGTGGCTGGAACTAAACACATTCGTGAAGCTATTCCATTCCCACGTATGCTACACCGTATTAAACCTTAG
- a CDS encoding protease inhibitor I42 family protein — protein sequence MSKKRKLIIALVAFSGIVAVGLGIHFKPTSPELTKLGEYSVTSKGMRFEIDLASNSTTGYTWTASDVDKKTCLLDDIVYQAYPSKDNRVGSGGYTRVTGKVKKAGQTQFNLKYCQDWKGGKQEMAYRVTISSSKTKVNKIKLTKVSE from the coding sequence ATGTCCAAAAAACGAAAACTTATTATTGCATTAGTTGCTTTTTCAGGAATCGTTGCAGTTGGATTAGGGATTCATTTTAAACCAACTTCTCCAGAATTAACCAAACTGGGGGAGTATTCAGTTACGTCTAAAGGCATGCGCTTTGAGATTGATTTGGCTAGCAATAGCACGACTGGTTATACTTGGACTGCCAGTGATGTGGATAAGAAGACTTGTCTTTTAGATGATATTGTTTATCAAGCTTATCCTAGTAAAGACAATCGAGTCGGGTCTGGTGGCTACACTCGAGTAACTGGAAAAGTCAAAAAAGCTGGTCAGACGCAATTCAATTTAAAGTATTGCCAAGATTGGAAAGGTGGTAAGCAAGAAATGGCTTACCGCGTAACTATTAGTAGTTCAAAAACTAAAGTTAATAAGATTAAACTGACAAAAGTGTCAGAGTAA
- a CDS encoding pyridoxal phosphate-dependent aminotransferase, giving the protein MTNLSNRVLNMEESVTLAASARAKALKAQGRDILSLTLGEPDFVTPKNIQDAAIEAIQNGKASFYTVASGLPELKDAINNYMENFYGYSVNRNQVVVATGAKFILYTFFTTVLNPGDEVIIPTPCWVSYVDQVKMVDGVPVTVATTEANDFKATVEQLEAARTDKTKVLLLNSPSNPTGMIYSREELEAIGNWAVEHDILILADDIYGRLVYNGNEFTPISSISEAIRNQTVVVNGTSKTYAMTGWRVGFAVGNEEIISGMAKVISQTTSNLTAVSQYAAIEALTGSQDSIEVMRQAFEERLNTIYPLLCEVPGFEVIKPQGAFYLFPNVKKAMEMKGYTDVTAFTTAILEEAEVALVTGAGFGAPENVRLSYATDLDTLKEAVRRLKAFMEK; this is encoded by the coding sequence ATGACAAACTTATCAAATCGCGTGTTGAACATGGAAGAAAGTGTGACTTTAGCAGCGAGTGCGCGTGCCAAAGCCTTGAAAGCGCAAGGACGTGATATTTTATCACTAACATTGGGAGAACCTGATTTTGTAACTCCTAAGAATATCCAAGATGCAGCAATTGAAGCTATTCAAAATGGTAAAGCAAGTTTCTACACTGTTGCTTCTGGACTTCCAGAATTGAAGGATGCAATCAACAATTACATGGAAAATTTCTACGGTTATTCTGTTAACCGTAATCAAGTAGTTGTTGCAACAGGTGCAAAATTCATTCTCTACACTTTCTTTACAACTGTTCTTAATCCAGGCGATGAAGTTATTATCCCAACACCATGTTGGGTGTCTTATGTCGATCAAGTTAAAATGGTTGATGGTGTTCCTGTGACAGTTGCGACAACTGAAGCAAATGACTTCAAAGCTACTGTAGAACAACTTGAAGCTGCTCGTACAGATAAAACAAAAGTTCTTTTATTGAATTCACCATCTAATCCGACTGGTATGATTTACAGCCGTGAAGAATTAGAAGCAATTGGTAATTGGGCTGTTGAACACGACATCTTAATCTTGGCAGACGATATTTACGGACGTTTGGTATATAATGGAAATGAGTTCACACCAATTTCATCAATTTCTGAAGCTATCCGAAATCAAACAGTTGTCGTAAATGGTACTTCAAAAACTTATGCTATGACTGGTTGGCGTGTTGGTTTTGCAGTTGGTAATGAAGAGATTATCTCAGGTATGGCAAAAGTTATCAGCCAAACCACTTCAAACTTAACGGCAGTTTCACAATACGCAGCGATTGAAGCTCTTACTGGTTCACAAGACTCTATCGAAGTTATGCGACAAGCCTTCGAAGAACGTCTAAATACTATTTACCCATTGCTTTGTGAAGTTCCTGGATTTGAAGTCATTAAACCACAAGGTGCTTTCTATCTTTTCCCTAACGTGAAAAAAGCGATGGAAATGAAAGGTTACACTGATGTGACTGCCTTTACAACAGCTATTCTTGAGGAGGCAGAAGTAGCCCTTGTTACTGGTGCTGGGTTCGGTGCTCCTGAGAACGTTCGTTTGAGCTATGCGACTGATTTGGATACTTTGAAAGAAGCTGTAAGACGTTTGAAAGCATTCATGGAAAAATAA
- a CDS encoding DUF5590 domain-containing protein gives MKKLTPVKQYLLGFSLILLVLLLSATTVLDLAIQPKRRAEKLATQVAIEKADLVQTSSVDLYNGSKTYYSVFGTTASGDQKIVAVGEDNGKVFVYSVNDGISRKQAEQVAAANGATGISKVVYGIDGKTPIWEVTATDGYYLVNFETSELVKKEGI, from the coding sequence ATGAAAAAATTAACACCAGTAAAACAGTATTTACTTGGTTTTAGCTTGATTTTATTAGTTCTCTTGCTTTCTGCTACGACTGTTTTGGATTTAGCGATTCAGCCAAAACGAAGAGCAGAAAAACTGGCGACCCAAGTAGCCATTGAAAAAGCTGATTTAGTTCAAACGTCTTCTGTTGACCTTTACAATGGTTCTAAGACATACTATAGTGTTTTTGGAACGACAGCATCAGGTGATCAGAAGATTGTTGCTGTAGGTGAAGACAATGGTAAGGTATTTGTTTATTCTGTAAACGATGGGATTAGTCGTAAACAAGCTGAGCAAGTAGCTGCAGCTAATGGTGCGACAGGAATTTCAAAAGTTGTTTACGGAATTGATGGCAAGACCCCAATTTGGGAAGTCACAGCTACTGATGGTTATTATCTTGTGAATTTTGAAACAAGTGAGCTCGTGAAGAAGGAGGGCATATGA
- a CDS encoding bifunctional DnaQ family exonuclease/ATP-dependent helicase has translation MMQVNSQKYAVVDLEATGAHAMAEIIQVGIVIIENDQIVKTYQTDVNPHETLTDHIIHLTGITDEQLAKAPDFSQVAQEIYHLISDCVFVAHNVKFDANLLAEKLFLEGYELRTPLVDTVELSQVFYPTLEKYTLGHLADVLQLDLTDAHTAISDAYATAQLLLKLKEKMESLPKELLEQLLPFSDNLLFETGMLVEESFKKAKVMSKKDYQEVGGLILRRAKAIGSERKLSDDFELNMALLGLDAREKQSRFAQMVKDDFQSSKISFLEAQAGLGKTYGYLLPLLQLAQDEQIIVSVPTKILQDQIMANEAKKIQEVFNISCQSIKGPGNYIKLDSFAETLHREGDNRLVNRYKMQLLVWLTETLTGDLDEIRQKQRFEAYFEQIKHDGNLSEKSLYKDVDFWNRTYENAKHSKLLIINHAYFLERVQDDKAFAAKKILIFDEAQKLILNLEQFSRRRVNVTQLVQKIEKHLDAALPTLEKRLIESLSFQLSHLATRFYQNQEIYVTTEDAHRVEQAAKELLALNPEWRYLCLEDLLSLFAQPFTDFWFETSFENEKRQTYLNASSDELLNFQEFLPETRKTYMVSATLHISPQVSLADLLGFEQYHYMSIERDKQTSQRIWIDEEMPNVAEISDEAYAKAIAERIYQIRQLDEQMLVLFNSKKAMFDVSELLDEMDLHHLTQEKNGTAYNVKRRFERGESHILLGTGAFWEGVDFVQCDKMIEVITRLPFENPKDLFVQKISNHLLAQAKSPFNDYSLPLAILKLKQAIGRTMRRENQRSAVLLLDPRILTKSYGKIISDALSEEFYISHQKFSKSLTEIKNFLL, from the coding sequence ATGATGCAAGTTAATTCTCAAAAATATGCTGTTGTGGATTTGGAGGCAACGGGTGCCCACGCAATGGCAGAAATTATTCAGGTTGGCATTGTCATTATTGAAAATGATCAGATTGTGAAGACCTATCAAACGGATGTTAATCCGCACGAGACCTTAACTGACCACATTATTCATTTAACAGGGATAACAGATGAGCAATTGGCAAAAGCGCCAGATTTTTCACAAGTTGCTCAAGAAATTTATCACTTGATTTCGGACTGTGTATTTGTGGCTCACAATGTGAAATTTGATGCCAATCTTTTAGCAGAAAAATTATTCTTAGAAGGATACGAACTACGTACGCCGCTTGTCGATACGGTTGAGTTATCACAAGTTTTCTATCCGACCCTTGAAAAATATACGCTAGGTCACCTAGCAGATGTTTTACAACTTGATTTGACGGATGCGCACACGGCTATTTCCGATGCTTATGCGACTGCTCAGCTATTGTTAAAACTAAAAGAAAAAATGGAGAGTTTGCCAAAAGAATTGCTAGAACAACTCTTACCTTTTTCTGATAATCTCTTATTTGAAACGGGGATGTTGGTTGAGGAGAGCTTTAAAAAAGCGAAAGTCATGTCAAAAAAAGACTACCAAGAAGTTGGTGGCTTGATTTTACGACGTGCTAAAGCCATTGGCAGTGAACGTAAGTTGTCTGATGATTTTGAGTTAAATATGGCACTTCTAGGCTTGGATGCGCGTGAGAAGCAGAGCCGATTTGCTCAAATGGTTAAAGATGATTTTCAAAGTTCAAAAATCTCATTCTTAGAAGCTCAGGCTGGTCTCGGAAAAACTTATGGCTATCTTTTGCCACTTTTGCAGCTAGCACAAGATGAGCAAATTATTGTTTCAGTGCCAACAAAGATTTTACAAGACCAAATCATGGCTAATGAAGCTAAAAAGATTCAAGAAGTCTTTAACATTTCTTGCCAATCCATCAAAGGACCCGGCAACTATATTAAGTTGGATTCTTTTGCGGAAACCTTGCACCGAGAAGGGGACAATCGCCTAGTTAATCGTTATAAGATGCAATTGCTTGTCTGGTTAACAGAAACTTTAACGGGAGATTTGGATGAAATCAGACAGAAGCAGCGTTTTGAGGCTTATTTTGAACAGATTAAGCATGATGGTAATCTGAGTGAAAAATCCTTGTATAAGGATGTCGATTTTTGGAATCGTACTTATGAAAATGCTAAGCATAGTAAGCTTTTAATTATTAATCATGCGTATTTCTTAGAACGTGTTCAAGATGATAAGGCTTTTGCGGCTAAGAAAATTTTGATATTTGATGAAGCGCAAAAATTGATTTTGAACCTAGAACAATTTTCACGACGTCGTGTTAATGTAACGCAATTGGTTCAAAAAATTGAAAAGCATTTGGATGCTGCCCTGCCAACGCTTGAAAAACGTTTGATTGAGAGTCTTTCTTTCCAATTGAGTCATCTTGCCACACGTTTTTATCAAAATCAAGAAATTTATGTGACAACAGAAGATGCTCACCGAGTAGAACAAGCTGCTAAAGAGTTGCTTGCTCTTAATCCTGAGTGGCGTTATCTGTGCTTGGAAGATTTGTTATCCCTATTTGCACAGCCATTTACGGATTTTTGGTTTGAGACAAGTTTTGAAAATGAAAAACGTCAGACTTACTTAAATGCAAGTAGTGATGAACTCTTGAATTTCCAAGAATTCTTGCCAGAAACACGCAAGACTTACATGGTTTCTGCGACATTGCACATTAGTCCGCAGGTTAGTCTTGCAGATTTGCTTGGTTTTGAGCAGTACCATTACATGAGCATTGAGCGAGACAAGCAAACGTCGCAACGCATTTGGATTGATGAAGAGATGCCAAATGTAGCTGAGATTTCTGATGAAGCTTATGCTAAGGCTATTGCTGAGCGAATTTATCAAATTAGGCAATTGGATGAACAGATGTTGGTGCTCTTTAATTCTAAAAAAGCCATGTTTGATGTTTCAGAGCTTTTAGATGAGATGGACCTTCATCATTTGACACAAGAGAAAAACGGGACAGCTTATAATGTCAAACGTCGTTTTGAACGCGGAGAAAGTCATATTTTACTTGGGACTGGTGCTTTCTGGGAAGGCGTGGATTTTGTACAATGCGATAAAATGATTGAGGTCATTACACGTTTACCTTTTGAAAATCCAAAAGATTTATTCGTTCAGAAAATCAGTAATCATTTGCTAGCGCAAGCTAAATCGCCTTTCAATGATTATTCTTTGCCGTTAGCTATTTTAAAACTAAAACAAGCTATCGGAAGAACCATGAGACGTGAAAATCAACGTTCGGCTGTGCTTTTGCTTGACCCACGAATTTTGACAAAATCATACGGAAAAATTATCAGTGATGCTTTATCTGAAGAATTTTATATTTCTCATCAAAAATTTTCAAAGAGTCTCACTGAAATAAAGAATTTTCTGCTATAA
- a CDS encoding MBL fold metallo-hydrolase: MKIFRLLNHVARENTYLLVNDQAIIVVDPGSNTDKIKEKITAIDKPVAAILITHAHYDHIMGLDVIRDAFGQPPVYISEKEASWLYSPKDNFSGLDRHADMDDVILKPAEHHFQYQEDYVLAGFRFQARQTPGHSWGSVSLVFPDDGLVITGDALFRETIGRTDLPTGNAEQLLNSIKTELFSLPNHFTVYPGHGRETTIAHEKNFNPYFNTL; the protein is encoded by the coding sequence ATGAAGATTTTTAGATTATTAAACCACGTTGCACGTGAAAATACCTACTTATTGGTCAATGACCAAGCTATCATTGTTGTTGACCCTGGTAGCAATACAGATAAAATTAAAGAAAAAATTACGGCTATTGATAAACCCGTAGCTGCTATCTTAATCACACACGCTCATTATGACCATATTATGGGGCTTGATGTGATTCGTGATGCTTTTGGACAGCCTCCTGTTTATATCTCTGAAAAAGAAGCGTCTTGGCTTTATTCACCCAAAGATAATTTCTCAGGCTTAGACCGTCATGCTGACATGGATGATGTGATTTTAAAACCTGCCGAGCACCACTTTCAATATCAAGAAGATTATGTATTAGCTGGTTTTCGTTTTCAAGCACGTCAAACACCAGGACATTCATGGGGAAGTGTTTCGCTAGTTTTCCCTGATGATGGCCTTGTTATCACTGGTGATGCGCTCTTTCGTGAAACCATTGGACGAACTGATTTGCCAACTGGAAACGCAGAACAATTACTAAATAGTATCAAAACTGAACTCTTTAGTCTTCCAAATCACTTCACCGTATACCCTGGTCATGGTCGTGAAACGACTATTGCACATGAAAAGAATTTTAACCCGTATTTTAATACACTATGA
- a CDS encoding alpha/beta hydrolase: MKKLKKCLLYFLVCLTTLLVLGLGFIRYKTYQAHQSSMAAAKSAKITKDYLLFESKESAKATIIFYQGALVEEKAYANLANDLAESGYNVYILKTPLNLPVLSSKKALAVIKEKNLKNVYLAGHSLGGVVACMNADAAKTNVTGLILLASYPSEKTDLSKDKLKVLSITASKDKILKRDQYNKAKKRLPQDTKYVTISGGNHSEFGDYGHQAKDGKASISQKEQEKEIATAITSFIN; this comes from the coding sequence ATGAAAAAACTTAAAAAATGTCTACTCTACTTTTTAGTTTGTTTAACAACTCTGCTTGTTCTAGGCCTTGGTTTTATTCGTTATAAAACCTACCAAGCGCATCAAAGTTCTATGGCAGCTGCTAAATCCGCTAAAATCACAAAGGACTATCTACTCTTTGAAAGTAAAGAAAGCGCAAAAGCAACTATTATCTTTTACCAAGGTGCTCTCGTTGAGGAAAAAGCCTACGCTAATTTAGCAAATGATTTAGCCGAATCAGGATATAATGTTTACATCTTGAAAACACCCCTAAATCTACCTGTGCTATCGAGTAAAAAAGCTTTAGCCGTCATCAAAGAAAAAAACTTAAAAAATGTCTACCTTGCTGGGCACTCACTAGGTGGCGTTGTTGCCTGCATGAACGCTGATGCAGCCAAAACAAACGTTACTGGTTTAATTCTTCTTGCAAGCTATCCAAGTGAGAAAACAGACTTATCAAAAGACAAGCTAAAAGTTCTCTCAATCACAGCTAGCAAAGATAAAATCCTTAAACGGGACCAGTATAACAAAGCTAAAAAGAGACTTCCGCAAGATACAAAATACGTCACTATCTCTGGAGGTAACCACAGCGAATTTGGAGATTATGGTCACCAAGCAAAAGACGGAAAAGCAAGCATTTCTCAAAAAGAACAAGAAAAAGAAATTGCTACAGCTATTACAAGCTTTATAAATTAA
- the ftsX gene encoding permease-like cell division protein FtsX, producing MIRHFFRHLWESIKSLKRNIWMTIASVSSVAITLTLVGIFAAVLLNVEKIAQGIENNIQISVYLDVNSADNSETKTNEVGETVQNDSYHQVYDQINALSGVKSVTFSSKDDQLAKLKETYGDDWAMFDGDSNPLQDVYVVEATSASKVKKVANKISKIEGVESVNYGGSNSDQLFKISKFIRTWGAAGTVLLVVVAIFLISNTIRMTIMSRHRDIEIMRLVGAKNSYIRGPFFFEGAWVGLLGAIVPSIIIYFGYKAVYASVNPQFEVQGLTLYPADTFLPMIIGGMFVVGILIGSLGSVISMRRYLKI from the coding sequence ATGATTAGACACTTTTTCCGCCACTTATGGGAATCTATTAAAAGTTTAAAACGAAACATCTGGATGACCATCGCATCAGTCAGCTCAGTTGCGATTACATTGACACTTGTTGGTATTTTTGCAGCTGTTCTCTTGAACGTTGAAAAAATTGCTCAAGGTATTGAAAATAATATTCAAATTAGTGTTTATTTGGATGTCAACTCTGCTGATAATTCAGAAACAAAAACAAATGAAGTTGGTGAAACTGTTCAAAATGATTCTTATCACCAAGTTTATGACCAAATCAACGCTCTTTCTGGTGTAAAATCAGTTACTTTCTCAAGTAAAGATGACCAATTAGCTAAATTGAAAGAAACATATGGTGATGACTGGGCAATGTTTGATGGTGATTCAAATCCATTGCAAGATGTTTACGTTGTAGAAGCGACATCAGCATCAAAAGTTAAGAAAGTAGCTAATAAAATTTCTAAAATTGAAGGTGTTGAATCAGTTAACTATGGTGGTTCAAACTCAGATCAACTCTTCAAGATTTCTAAATTTATCCGTACATGGGGAGCTGCTGGTACTGTTCTTCTTGTTGTTGTAGCTATTTTCTTGATTTCAAATACAATTCGTATGACTATCATGTCTCGTCACCGCGATATTGAAATCATGCGTTTAGTTGGTGCGAAAAACTCTTATATCCGTGGCCCATTCTTCTTTGAAGGTGCTTGGGTTGGTTTGCTTGGAGCGATTGTTCCATCAATCATCATTTACTTCGGCTATAAAGCTGTTTACGCATCAGTAAATCCACAATTTGAAGTACAAGGATTGACTCTATATCCTGCGGATACATTCCTTCCAATGATTATCGGTGGTATGTTCGTTGTAGGTATCCTTATCGGATCACTTGGTTCAGTTATCTCAATGAGACGTTATCTTAAAATTTAA
- the ftsE gene encoding cell division ATP-binding protein FtsE, translating to MALIEMKGVTKKYHRSTTALRDINVSVNPGEFVYIVGPSGAGKSSFIKLLYREEKVSAGTLKVGEFNLTKMKKRQIPILRRSIGVVFQDYKLLPKKTVFENVAYAMQVIGEKPREIKKRVPEVLELVGLKHKMRSFPDQLSGGEQQRVAIARAIVNNPKVLIADEPTGNLDPEISWEIMQLLERINLQGTTVLMATHNKQIVDNLRHRVIAIEEGRIVRDEEEGEYGYND from the coding sequence ATGGCATTAATTGAAATGAAAGGTGTAACTAAAAAGTATCACCGCTCAACAACTGCTTTGAGAGATATCAATGTATCTGTCAATCCAGGTGAATTTGTTTATATTGTTGGTCCTTCTGGTGCTGGTAAATCAAGTTTCATTAAATTGCTTTACCGCGAGGAAAAAGTCTCTGCTGGAACACTTAAAGTTGGGGAATTTAACCTTACAAAAATGAAAAAACGTCAAATCCCAATTTTGCGTCGTAGCATCGGTGTTGTCTTCCAAGACTACAAACTTCTTCCTAAGAAGACTGTTTTTGAAAACGTTGCTTATGCCATGCAAGTAATTGGTGAAAAGCCACGTGAAATCAAAAAACGCGTTCCAGAAGTGCTTGAACTTGTTGGACTTAAACACAAAATGCGTTCATTCCCAGACCAATTATCTGGTGGTGAACAACAACGTGTGGCAATTGCGCGTGCCATCGTTAACAATCCAAAAGTTTTGATTGCTGACGAACCAACTGGTAACCTTGACCCAGAAATTTCTTGGGAAATCATGCAATTGTTAGAACGTATCAACCTTCAAGGAACAACCGTTCTAATGGCAACACACAACAAACAAATCGTTGATAACCTTCGCCATCGCGTTATCGCAATTGAAGAAGGACGTATTGTACGTGATGAAGAGGAAGGAGAATACGGATATAATGATTAG